A region from the Lutra lutra chromosome 1, mLutLut1.2, whole genome shotgun sequence genome encodes:
- the SFMBT1 gene encoding scm-like with four MBT domains protein 1 isoform X2, translated as MNGEQQLDADAGSGVEEVELSWEDYLEETGSTAVPYGSFKHVDTRLQNGFAPGMKLEVAVKTDPETYWVATIITTCEQLLLLRYDGYGEDRKADFWCDIRKADLYPIGWCEQNKKTLEAPEGIRDKVSDWDEFLRQTLMGACSPPVPLLEGLRNGRNPLDLIAPGSRLECQAFRDSLSTWIVTVVENIGGRLKLRYEGLESSDNFEHWLYYLDPFLHHVGWAAQQGYELQPPSAIRHLKNEAEWQEILAKVKEEEEEPLPSYLFKDKQIISTHSFSVNMKLEAVDPWSPFEISPATVVKVFDEKYFLVEMDDLRPENHARRSFVCHADSSGIFPVQWSLKNGLHISPPPGYPGQDFDWADYLKQCGAEAAPQRCFPPSISEHEFKENMKLEAVNPLLPEEVCVATITAVRGSYLWLQLEGSKKPIPECIVSVESMDIFPLGWCETNGHPLSAPRRARVHKQRKIAVVQPEKQPRIPSSRTVHEGLKNQELNSTDSVMINGKYCCPKIYFNHRCFSGPYLNKGRIAELPQCVGPGNCVLVLREVLTLLINAAYKPSRVLRELQLDKDSVWHGCGEVLKAKYKGKSYRATVEVVKTADRVTEFCRQTCIKLECCPNLFGPRMVLDKCSENCSVLTKTKYTHYYGKKKNKRIGRPPGGHSNLASALKKASKRRKRRKNVFVHKKKRSSASVDNTPAGSPQGSGGEDEDDPDEGDDDSLSEGSTSEQQDELQEESEMSEKKSCSSSPTQSEISTSLPPDRQRRKRELRTFSFSDDENKPPSPKEIRIEVAERLHLDSNPLKWSVADVVRFIRSTDCAPLARIFLDQEIDGQALLLLTLPTVQECMDLKLGPAIKLCHHIERIKFAFYEQFAN; from the exons ATGCTGGATCTGGTGTGGAAGAAGTGGAATTAAGCTGGGAAGATTATCTAGAAGAGACCGGGTCCACTGCAGTTCCCTATGGATCGTTTAAACAT GTGGACACACGTTTGCAAAATGGATTTGCTCCTGGGATGAAACTGGAGGTGGCTGTGAAGACAGACCCTGAAACCTACTGGGttgccaccatcatcaccacctgTGAGCAGCTGCTGCTTCTCCGCTATGATGGCTACGGGGAGGACCGGAAGGCCGACTTCTGGTGTGACATCAGGAAGGCCGACCTCTACCCCATTGGGTGGTGTGAGCAGAATAAGAAGACCCTTGAAGCCCCAGAAG GCATCAGAGATAAAGTGTCTGATTGGGATGAGTTTCTGCGGCAGACCCTGATGGGAGCGTGTAGCCCTCCTGTTCCACTTCTCGAAGGC CTCCGCAATGGGAGGAATCCTTTAGATCTCATTGCTCCAGGCTCCAGGCTAGAATGTCAAGCTTTCCGGGACTCATTAAGCACTTGGATTGTTACTGTAGTAGAAAACATTGGGGGAAGGCTGAAGCTGCGTTATGAAGGACTTGAAAGTTCTGACAATTTCGAGCATTGGTTGTATTACTTGGACCCGTTTCTTCATCACGTTGGTTGGGCTGCTCAACAGGGATATGAGCTTCAGCCCCCATCAG CCATCCGGCATCTGAAGAATGAAGCTGAGTGGCAGGAGATCTTGGCCAAagtgaaagaggaggaggaggagccattACCATCATACTTAtttaag GACAAACAAATTATTAGCACTCATTCATTCTCTGTAAATATGAAGTTGGAAGCTGTGGACCCCTGGTCTCCTTTTGAGATCTCTCCCGCTACAGTTGTTAAG GTTTTTGATGAGAAGTACTTCCTGGTGGAAATGGATGATTTGCGACCAGAGAATCATGCCCGGCGATCTTTTGTGTGTCATGCTGACAGTTCTGGTATTTTCCCTGTGCAGTGGAGTCTGAAGAATGGTTTACACATCAGCCCCCCTCCTG GCTACCCAGGCCAGGACTTTGATTGGGCCGACTACCTCAAACAGTGTGGTGCTGAAGCTGCTCCCCAGAGGTGCTTTCCTCCG TCCATTTCTGAGCATGAATTTAAGGAGAATATGAAGCTTGAGGCAGTGAACCCTCTTCTCCCCGAAGAAGTGTGCGTTGCCACCATTACTGCAGTGAGAGGCTCCTACCTGTGGCTCCAGCTGGAGG GTTCTAAGAAGCCCATACCGGAATGTATTGTGAGTGTGGAATCCATGGATATATTTCCTTTGGGCTGGTGTGAAACCAATGGCCATCCCCTCAGCGCCCCTCGCCGAGCACGAG TACACAAACAGAGGAAAATTGCAGTGGTTCAACCAGAAAAACA ACCCAGAATACCATCCTCCAGGACTGTCCACGAGGGTCTGAAGAATCAGGAGCTGAACTCCACAGACTCAG TTATGATTAATGGAAAATACTGCTGTCCAAAGATATATTTCAACCACCGTTGCTTCTCAGGGCCATATCTTAACAAAGGAAGAATCGCTGAGCTGCCTCAGTGTGTAGGGCCTGGGAACTGTGTTCTGGTCCTCAGAGAG GTCCTCACTTTACTTATCAATGCAGCCTACAAACCCAGTCGCGTCCTTCGGGAGCTGCAGCTGGACAAGGACTCCGTGTGGCATGGATGTGGGGAGGTCCTAAAAGCCAA ATACAAAGGAAAGAGTTACCGGGCTACTGTTGAGGTAGTGAAGACAGCAGATCGCGTGACCGAGTTCTGCAGGCAAACCTGCATCAAACTGGAGTGCTGTCCGAATCTCTTTGGCCCGAGGATGGTTCTGGACAAGTGTTCTGAGAACTGCTCTGTGCTTACAAAGACCAAATACA CACACTattatggaaagaagaaaaataaaagaatcggGAGGCCACCTGGTGGGCATAGCAACTTAGCGAGTGCCCTGAAAAAAGCCAGTAAGCGGAGGAAGAGGCGGAAAAATGTCTTTGTCCATAAGAAGAAACGGTCCTCGGCATCTGTTGATAACACCCCGGCGGGCTCGCCCCAG GGAAGTGGCGGTGAAGATGAGGATGACCCAGATGAAGGGGACGACGATTCCCTGAGTGAGGGCAGTACGTCGGAGCAGCAGGACGAGCTACAAGAAGAGtcagaaatgtcagaaaaaaagtCGTGCTCTTCCTCGCCCACCCAGAGTGAGATCTCTACATCACTGCCTCCCGACAGACAACGGAGAAAAAGAGAGCTTCgcactttttcattttctgatgatGAGAATAAACCTCCTTCACCAAAg GAAATAAGGATTGAAGTTGCCGAGAGGCTCCATCTGGACAGTAACCCCCTCAAGTGGAGCGTGGCGGACGTGGTCCGGTTCATCAGATCCACCGACTGTGCTCCGCTGGCGAGGATATTTCTAGACCAG GAAATTGACGGGCAGGCCCTGTTGCTTCTTACCCTTCCCACTGTTCAAGAGTGCATGGATTTAAAATTGGGCCCCGCCATCAAACTCTGCCACCACATAGAGAGGATCAAGTTTGCATTCTATGAGCAGTTTGCCAACTGA
- the SFMBT1 gene encoding scm-like with four MBT domains protein 1 isoform X3: protein MNGEQQLDADAGSGVEEVELSWEDYLEETGSTAVPYGSFKHVDTRLQNGFAPGMKLEVAVKTDPETYWVATIITTCEQLLLLRYDGYGEDRKADFWCDIRKADLYPIGWCEQNKKTLEAPEGIRDKVSDWDEFLRQTLMGACSPPVPLLEGLRNGRNPLDLIAPGSRLECQAFRDSLSTWIVTVVENIGGRLKLRYEGLESSDNFEHWLYYLDPFLHHVGWAAQQGYELQPPSAIRHLKNEAEWQEILAKVKEEEEEPLPSYLFKDKQIISTHSFSVNMKLEAVDPWSPFEISPATVVKVFDEKYFLVEMDDLRPENHARRSFVCHADSSGIFPVQWSLKNGLHISPPPGYPGQDFDWADYLKQCGAEAAPQRCFPPSISEHEFKENMKLEAVNPLLPEEVCVATITAVRGSYLWLQLEGSKKPIPECIVSVESMDIFPLGWCETNGHPLSAPRRARVHKQRKIAVVQPEKQIPSSRTVHEGLKNQELNSTDSVMINGKYCCPKIYFNHRCFSGPYLNKGRIAELPQCVGPGNCVLVLREVLTLLINAAYKPSRVLRELQLDKDSVWHGCGEVLKAKYKGKSYRATVEVVKTADRVTEFCRQTCIKLECCPNLFGPRMVLDKCSENCSVLTKTKYTHYYGKKKNKRIGRPPGGHSNLASALKKASKRRKRRKNVFVHKKKRSSASVDNTPAGSPQGSGGEDEDDPDEGDDDSLSEGSTSEQQDELQEESEMSEKKSCSSSPTQSEISTSLPPDRQRRKRELRTFSFSDDENKPPSPKEIRIEVAERLHLDSNPLKWSVADVVRFIRSTDCAPLARIFLDQEIDGQALLLLTLPTVQECMDLKLGPAIKLCHHIERIKFAFYEQFAN, encoded by the exons ATGCTGGATCTGGTGTGGAAGAAGTGGAATTAAGCTGGGAAGATTATCTAGAAGAGACCGGGTCCACTGCAGTTCCCTATGGATCGTTTAAACAT GTGGACACACGTTTGCAAAATGGATTTGCTCCTGGGATGAAACTGGAGGTGGCTGTGAAGACAGACCCTGAAACCTACTGGGttgccaccatcatcaccacctgTGAGCAGCTGCTGCTTCTCCGCTATGATGGCTACGGGGAGGACCGGAAGGCCGACTTCTGGTGTGACATCAGGAAGGCCGACCTCTACCCCATTGGGTGGTGTGAGCAGAATAAGAAGACCCTTGAAGCCCCAGAAG GCATCAGAGATAAAGTGTCTGATTGGGATGAGTTTCTGCGGCAGACCCTGATGGGAGCGTGTAGCCCTCCTGTTCCACTTCTCGAAGGC CTCCGCAATGGGAGGAATCCTTTAGATCTCATTGCTCCAGGCTCCAGGCTAGAATGTCAAGCTTTCCGGGACTCATTAAGCACTTGGATTGTTACTGTAGTAGAAAACATTGGGGGAAGGCTGAAGCTGCGTTATGAAGGACTTGAAAGTTCTGACAATTTCGAGCATTGGTTGTATTACTTGGACCCGTTTCTTCATCACGTTGGTTGGGCTGCTCAACAGGGATATGAGCTTCAGCCCCCATCAG CCATCCGGCATCTGAAGAATGAAGCTGAGTGGCAGGAGATCTTGGCCAAagtgaaagaggaggaggaggagccattACCATCATACTTAtttaag GACAAACAAATTATTAGCACTCATTCATTCTCTGTAAATATGAAGTTGGAAGCTGTGGACCCCTGGTCTCCTTTTGAGATCTCTCCCGCTACAGTTGTTAAG GTTTTTGATGAGAAGTACTTCCTGGTGGAAATGGATGATTTGCGACCAGAGAATCATGCCCGGCGATCTTTTGTGTGTCATGCTGACAGTTCTGGTATTTTCCCTGTGCAGTGGAGTCTGAAGAATGGTTTACACATCAGCCCCCCTCCTG GCTACCCAGGCCAGGACTTTGATTGGGCCGACTACCTCAAACAGTGTGGTGCTGAAGCTGCTCCCCAGAGGTGCTTTCCTCCG TCCATTTCTGAGCATGAATTTAAGGAGAATATGAAGCTTGAGGCAGTGAACCCTCTTCTCCCCGAAGAAGTGTGCGTTGCCACCATTACTGCAGTGAGAGGCTCCTACCTGTGGCTCCAGCTGGAGG GTTCTAAGAAGCCCATACCGGAATGTATTGTGAGTGTGGAATCCATGGATATATTTCCTTTGGGCTGGTGTGAAACCAATGGCCATCCCCTCAGCGCCCCTCGCCGAGCACGAG TACACAAACAGAGGAAAATTGCAGTGGTTCAACCAGAAAAACA AATACCATCCTCCAGGACTGTCCACGAGGGTCTGAAGAATCAGGAGCTGAACTCCACAGACTCAG TTATGATTAATGGAAAATACTGCTGTCCAAAGATATATTTCAACCACCGTTGCTTCTCAGGGCCATATCTTAACAAAGGAAGAATCGCTGAGCTGCCTCAGTGTGTAGGGCCTGGGAACTGTGTTCTGGTCCTCAGAGAG GTCCTCACTTTACTTATCAATGCAGCCTACAAACCCAGTCGCGTCCTTCGGGAGCTGCAGCTGGACAAGGACTCCGTGTGGCATGGATGTGGGGAGGTCCTAAAAGCCAA ATACAAAGGAAAGAGTTACCGGGCTACTGTTGAGGTAGTGAAGACAGCAGATCGCGTGACCGAGTTCTGCAGGCAAACCTGCATCAAACTGGAGTGCTGTCCGAATCTCTTTGGCCCGAGGATGGTTCTGGACAAGTGTTCTGAGAACTGCTCTGTGCTTACAAAGACCAAATACA CACACTattatggaaagaagaaaaataaaagaatcggGAGGCCACCTGGTGGGCATAGCAACTTAGCGAGTGCCCTGAAAAAAGCCAGTAAGCGGAGGAAGAGGCGGAAAAATGTCTTTGTCCATAAGAAGAAACGGTCCTCGGCATCTGTTGATAACACCCCGGCGGGCTCGCCCCAG GGAAGTGGCGGTGAAGATGAGGATGACCCAGATGAAGGGGACGACGATTCCCTGAGTGAGGGCAGTACGTCGGAGCAGCAGGACGAGCTACAAGAAGAGtcagaaatgtcagaaaaaaagtCGTGCTCTTCCTCGCCCACCCAGAGTGAGATCTCTACATCACTGCCTCCCGACAGACAACGGAGAAAAAGAGAGCTTCgcactttttcattttctgatgatGAGAATAAACCTCCTTCACCAAAg GAAATAAGGATTGAAGTTGCCGAGAGGCTCCATCTGGACAGTAACCCCCTCAAGTGGAGCGTGGCGGACGTGGTCCGGTTCATCAGATCCACCGACTGTGCTCCGCTGGCGAGGATATTTCTAGACCAG GAAATTGACGGGCAGGCCCTGTTGCTTCTTACCCTTCCCACTGTTCAAGAGTGCATGGATTTAAAATTGGGCCCCGCCATCAAACTCTGCCACCACATAGAGAGGATCAAGTTTGCATTCTATGAGCAGTTTGCCAACTGA
- the SFMBT1 gene encoding scm-like with four MBT domains protein 1 isoform X1 gives MNGEQQLDADAGSGVEEVELSWEDYLEETGSTAVPYGSFKHVDTRLQNGFAPGMKLEVAVKTDPETYWVATIITTCEQLLLLRYDGYGEDRKADFWCDIRKADLYPIGWCEQNKKTLEAPEGIRDKVSDWDEFLRQTLMGACSPPVPLLEGLRNGRNPLDLIAPGSRLECQAFRDSLSTWIVTVVENIGGRLKLRYEGLESSDNFEHWLYYLDPFLHHVGWAAQQGYELQPPSAIRHLKNEAEWQEILAKVKEEEEEPLPSYLFKDKQIISTHSFSVNMKLEAVDPWSPFEISPATVVKVFDEKYFLVEMDDLRPENHARRSFVCHADSSGIFPVQWSLKNGLHISPPPGYPGQDFDWADYLKQCGAEAAPQRCFPPSISEHEFKENMKLEAVNPLLPEEVCVATITAVRGSYLWLQLEGSKKPIPECIVSVESMDIFPLGWCETNGHPLSAPRRARVHKQRKIAVVQPEKQIPSSRTVHEGLKNQELNSTDSVMINGKYCCPKIYFNHRCFSGPYLNKGRIAELPQCVGPGNCVLVLREVLTLLINAAYKPSRVLRELQLDKDSVWHGCGEVLKAKYKGKSYRATVEVVKTADRVTEFCRQTCIKLECCPNLFGPRMVLDKCSENCSVLTKTKYTHYYGKKKNKRIGRPPGGHSNLASALKKASKRRKRRKNVFVHKKKRSSASVDNTPAGSPQGSGGEDEDDPDEGDDDSLSEGSTSEQQDELQEESEMSEKKSCSSSPTQSEISTSLPPDRQRRKRELRTFSFSDDENKPPSPKEIRIEVAERLHLDSNPLKWSVADVVRFIRSTDCAPLARIFLDQQRRHLGQSKSFKTHSRGASESSLKGEESSFYFSKMYISRILPPLLLSDLYPLDLGTF, from the exons ATGCTGGATCTGGTGTGGAAGAAGTGGAATTAAGCTGGGAAGATTATCTAGAAGAGACCGGGTCCACTGCAGTTCCCTATGGATCGTTTAAACAT GTGGACACACGTTTGCAAAATGGATTTGCTCCTGGGATGAAACTGGAGGTGGCTGTGAAGACAGACCCTGAAACCTACTGGGttgccaccatcatcaccacctgTGAGCAGCTGCTGCTTCTCCGCTATGATGGCTACGGGGAGGACCGGAAGGCCGACTTCTGGTGTGACATCAGGAAGGCCGACCTCTACCCCATTGGGTGGTGTGAGCAGAATAAGAAGACCCTTGAAGCCCCAGAAG GCATCAGAGATAAAGTGTCTGATTGGGATGAGTTTCTGCGGCAGACCCTGATGGGAGCGTGTAGCCCTCCTGTTCCACTTCTCGAAGGC CTCCGCAATGGGAGGAATCCTTTAGATCTCATTGCTCCAGGCTCCAGGCTAGAATGTCAAGCTTTCCGGGACTCATTAAGCACTTGGATTGTTACTGTAGTAGAAAACATTGGGGGAAGGCTGAAGCTGCGTTATGAAGGACTTGAAAGTTCTGACAATTTCGAGCATTGGTTGTATTACTTGGACCCGTTTCTTCATCACGTTGGTTGGGCTGCTCAACAGGGATATGAGCTTCAGCCCCCATCAG CCATCCGGCATCTGAAGAATGAAGCTGAGTGGCAGGAGATCTTGGCCAAagtgaaagaggaggaggaggagccattACCATCATACTTAtttaag GACAAACAAATTATTAGCACTCATTCATTCTCTGTAAATATGAAGTTGGAAGCTGTGGACCCCTGGTCTCCTTTTGAGATCTCTCCCGCTACAGTTGTTAAG GTTTTTGATGAGAAGTACTTCCTGGTGGAAATGGATGATTTGCGACCAGAGAATCATGCCCGGCGATCTTTTGTGTGTCATGCTGACAGTTCTGGTATTTTCCCTGTGCAGTGGAGTCTGAAGAATGGTTTACACATCAGCCCCCCTCCTG GCTACCCAGGCCAGGACTTTGATTGGGCCGACTACCTCAAACAGTGTGGTGCTGAAGCTGCTCCCCAGAGGTGCTTTCCTCCG TCCATTTCTGAGCATGAATTTAAGGAGAATATGAAGCTTGAGGCAGTGAACCCTCTTCTCCCCGAAGAAGTGTGCGTTGCCACCATTACTGCAGTGAGAGGCTCCTACCTGTGGCTCCAGCTGGAGG GTTCTAAGAAGCCCATACCGGAATGTATTGTGAGTGTGGAATCCATGGATATATTTCCTTTGGGCTGGTGTGAAACCAATGGCCATCCCCTCAGCGCCCCTCGCCGAGCACGAG TACACAAACAGAGGAAAATTGCAGTGGTTCAACCAGAAAAACA AATACCATCCTCCAGGACTGTCCACGAGGGTCTGAAGAATCAGGAGCTGAACTCCACAGACTCAG TTATGATTAATGGAAAATACTGCTGTCCAAAGATATATTTCAACCACCGTTGCTTCTCAGGGCCATATCTTAACAAAGGAAGAATCGCTGAGCTGCCTCAGTGTGTAGGGCCTGGGAACTGTGTTCTGGTCCTCAGAGAG GTCCTCACTTTACTTATCAATGCAGCCTACAAACCCAGTCGCGTCCTTCGGGAGCTGCAGCTGGACAAGGACTCCGTGTGGCATGGATGTGGGGAGGTCCTAAAAGCCAA ATACAAAGGAAAGAGTTACCGGGCTACTGTTGAGGTAGTGAAGACAGCAGATCGCGTGACCGAGTTCTGCAGGCAAACCTGCATCAAACTGGAGTGCTGTCCGAATCTCTTTGGCCCGAGGATGGTTCTGGACAAGTGTTCTGAGAACTGCTCTGTGCTTACAAAGACCAAATACA CACACTattatggaaagaagaaaaataaaagaatcggGAGGCCACCTGGTGGGCATAGCAACTTAGCGAGTGCCCTGAAAAAAGCCAGTAAGCGGAGGAAGAGGCGGAAAAATGTCTTTGTCCATAAGAAGAAACGGTCCTCGGCATCTGTTGATAACACCCCGGCGGGCTCGCCCCAG GGAAGTGGCGGTGAAGATGAGGATGACCCAGATGAAGGGGACGACGATTCCCTGAGTGAGGGCAGTACGTCGGAGCAGCAGGACGAGCTACAAGAAGAGtcagaaatgtcagaaaaaaagtCGTGCTCTTCCTCGCCCACCCAGAGTGAGATCTCTACATCACTGCCTCCCGACAGACAACGGAGAAAAAGAGAGCTTCgcactttttcattttctgatgatGAGAATAAACCTCCTTCACCAAAg GAAATAAGGATTGAAGTTGCCGAGAGGCTCCATCTGGACAGTAACCCCCTCAAGTGGAGCGTGGCGGACGTGGTCCGGTTCATCAGATCCACCGACTGTGCTCCGCTGGCGAGGATATTTCTAGACCAG
- the SFMBT1 gene encoding scm-like with four MBT domains protein 1 isoform X4, with the protein MKLEVAVKTDPETYWVATIITTCEQLLLLRYDGYGEDRKADFWCDIRKADLYPIGWCEQNKKTLEAPEGIRDKVSDWDEFLRQTLMGACSPPVPLLEGLRNGRNPLDLIAPGSRLECQAFRDSLSTWIVTVVENIGGRLKLRYEGLESSDNFEHWLYYLDPFLHHVGWAAQQGYELQPPSAIRHLKNEAEWQEILAKVKEEEEEPLPSYLFKDKQIISTHSFSVNMKLEAVDPWSPFEISPATVVKVFDEKYFLVEMDDLRPENHARRSFVCHADSSGIFPVQWSLKNGLHISPPPGYPGQDFDWADYLKQCGAEAAPQRCFPPSISEHEFKENMKLEAVNPLLPEEVCVATITAVRGSYLWLQLEGSKKPIPECIVSVESMDIFPLGWCETNGHPLSAPRRARVHKQRKIAVVQPEKQPRIPSSRTVHEGLKNQELNSTDSVMINGKYCCPKIYFNHRCFSGPYLNKGRIAELPQCVGPGNCVLVLREVLTLLINAAYKPSRVLRELQLDKDSVWHGCGEVLKAKYKGKSYRATVEVVKTADRVTEFCRQTCIKLECCPNLFGPRMVLDKCSENCSVLTKTKYTHYYGKKKNKRIGRPPGGHSNLASALKKASKRRKRRKNVFVHKKKRSSASVDNTPAGSPQGSGGEDEDDPDEGDDDSLSEGSTSEQQDELQEESEMSEKKSCSSSPTQSEISTSLPPDRQRRKRELRTFSFSDDENKPPSPKEIRIEVAERLHLDSNPLKWSVADVVRFIRSTDCAPLARIFLDQQRRHLGQSKSFKTHSRGASESSLKGEESSFYFSKMYISRILPPLLLSDLYPLDLGTF; encoded by the exons ATGAAACTGGAGGTGGCTGTGAAGACAGACCCTGAAACCTACTGGGttgccaccatcatcaccacctgTGAGCAGCTGCTGCTTCTCCGCTATGATGGCTACGGGGAGGACCGGAAGGCCGACTTCTGGTGTGACATCAGGAAGGCCGACCTCTACCCCATTGGGTGGTGTGAGCAGAATAAGAAGACCCTTGAAGCCCCAGAAG GCATCAGAGATAAAGTGTCTGATTGGGATGAGTTTCTGCGGCAGACCCTGATGGGAGCGTGTAGCCCTCCTGTTCCACTTCTCGAAGGC CTCCGCAATGGGAGGAATCCTTTAGATCTCATTGCTCCAGGCTCCAGGCTAGAATGTCAAGCTTTCCGGGACTCATTAAGCACTTGGATTGTTACTGTAGTAGAAAACATTGGGGGAAGGCTGAAGCTGCGTTATGAAGGACTTGAAAGTTCTGACAATTTCGAGCATTGGTTGTATTACTTGGACCCGTTTCTTCATCACGTTGGTTGGGCTGCTCAACAGGGATATGAGCTTCAGCCCCCATCAG CCATCCGGCATCTGAAGAATGAAGCTGAGTGGCAGGAGATCTTGGCCAAagtgaaagaggaggaggaggagccattACCATCATACTTAtttaag GACAAACAAATTATTAGCACTCATTCATTCTCTGTAAATATGAAGTTGGAAGCTGTGGACCCCTGGTCTCCTTTTGAGATCTCTCCCGCTACAGTTGTTAAG GTTTTTGATGAGAAGTACTTCCTGGTGGAAATGGATGATTTGCGACCAGAGAATCATGCCCGGCGATCTTTTGTGTGTCATGCTGACAGTTCTGGTATTTTCCCTGTGCAGTGGAGTCTGAAGAATGGTTTACACATCAGCCCCCCTCCTG GCTACCCAGGCCAGGACTTTGATTGGGCCGACTACCTCAAACAGTGTGGTGCTGAAGCTGCTCCCCAGAGGTGCTTTCCTCCG TCCATTTCTGAGCATGAATTTAAGGAGAATATGAAGCTTGAGGCAGTGAACCCTCTTCTCCCCGAAGAAGTGTGCGTTGCCACCATTACTGCAGTGAGAGGCTCCTACCTGTGGCTCCAGCTGGAGG GTTCTAAGAAGCCCATACCGGAATGTATTGTGAGTGTGGAATCCATGGATATATTTCCTTTGGGCTGGTGTGAAACCAATGGCCATCCCCTCAGCGCCCCTCGCCGAGCACGAG TACACAAACAGAGGAAAATTGCAGTGGTTCAACCAGAAAAACA ACCCAGAATACCATCCTCCAGGACTGTCCACGAGGGTCTGAAGAATCAGGAGCTGAACTCCACAGACTCAG TTATGATTAATGGAAAATACTGCTGTCCAAAGATATATTTCAACCACCGTTGCTTCTCAGGGCCATATCTTAACAAAGGAAGAATCGCTGAGCTGCCTCAGTGTGTAGGGCCTGGGAACTGTGTTCTGGTCCTCAGAGAG GTCCTCACTTTACTTATCAATGCAGCCTACAAACCCAGTCGCGTCCTTCGGGAGCTGCAGCTGGACAAGGACTCCGTGTGGCATGGATGTGGGGAGGTCCTAAAAGCCAA ATACAAAGGAAAGAGTTACCGGGCTACTGTTGAGGTAGTGAAGACAGCAGATCGCGTGACCGAGTTCTGCAGGCAAACCTGCATCAAACTGGAGTGCTGTCCGAATCTCTTTGGCCCGAGGATGGTTCTGGACAAGTGTTCTGAGAACTGCTCTGTGCTTACAAAGACCAAATACA CACACTattatggaaagaagaaaaataaaagaatcggGAGGCCACCTGGTGGGCATAGCAACTTAGCGAGTGCCCTGAAAAAAGCCAGTAAGCGGAGGAAGAGGCGGAAAAATGTCTTTGTCCATAAGAAGAAACGGTCCTCGGCATCTGTTGATAACACCCCGGCGGGCTCGCCCCAG GGAAGTGGCGGTGAAGATGAGGATGACCCAGATGAAGGGGACGACGATTCCCTGAGTGAGGGCAGTACGTCGGAGCAGCAGGACGAGCTACAAGAAGAGtcagaaatgtcagaaaaaaagtCGTGCTCTTCCTCGCCCACCCAGAGTGAGATCTCTACATCACTGCCTCCCGACAGACAACGGAGAAAAAGAGAGCTTCgcactttttcattttctgatgatGAGAATAAACCTCCTTCACCAAAg GAAATAAGGATTGAAGTTGCCGAGAGGCTCCATCTGGACAGTAACCCCCTCAAGTGGAGCGTGGCGGACGTGGTCCGGTTCATCAGATCCACCGACTGTGCTCCGCTGGCGAGGATATTTCTAGACCAG